One window of the Nocardia terpenica genome contains the following:
- a CDS encoding error-prone DNA polymerase has translation MGWGNGPPTWSEMERVLSGRSSRGAEPPGDGGDSPAWSRTRGEYRAGPLPRPEGPTVPYAELHTHSAYSFLDGACQPEELVEEAVRLGLTALALTDHDGFYGVVRFAEAAREWGMPTVFGAELSLGTAARASAHLGRRGGSRRREERDGIDSEPRAGTPDPAGPHLLVLARGEEGYRRLSREISAAHMAAGAKGILRYDLDRLTDAAGGHWQILTGCRKGHVRQALQRGDAAAEAALRDLVERFGPERVTVELTHHGIPEDDERNARLFALADRLGLPVIATTGAHAATPAQRRRAMALAAIRSRLSLDEMDGWLAPAGGAHLRSGAEMARLFSAWPQAITNAVALARDCAFDLKLIAPELPPFAVPDGHDEDSWLRTLVYDGAARRYGSPAANPKAYRQLEHELRVISDMHFPGYFLVVHDIVSFCRDNDILCQGRGSAANSAVCYAIGITNVDPVANDLLFERFLSPERDGPPDIDIDIESDRREEAIQHVYTEYGREYAAQVANVITYRGKSSVRDAARALGFSPGQQDAWSKQVSRWTGVSEETHTDIPAEVLELAGEIEGLPRHLGIHSGGMVICDRPIADVCPVEWARMPGRSVLQWDKDDCAAAGLVKFDLLGLGMLSALHYMIDLVREHEGETVELHKLDLKEAAVYEMLSRADSVGVFQVESRAQMATLPRLKPREFYDLVVEVALIRPGPIQGGSVHPFIRRRNRLEKWEVEHEALRNSLERTYGVPLFQEQLMQMAVDIAGFTAAEADQLRRAMGSKRSPERMERLRERFYRGMREVNGITGELADRIYEKVYAFANFGFPESHSQSFASLVFYSAWFKLHHPAAFCAGLLNAQPMGFYSPQSLVADARRHGVVVHGPDINHSLAAATLERRGSQVRLGLAAVRHIGTELAEKIVAARALGGPFASFVDLTGRVELTVPQAESLATAGALGSLGLTRRQALWAAGAAAGERPDRLPGTGAATAAPTLPGMSELELAAADVWATGVSPGSYPTEFLRPQLDELGVIPADRLLGLPDGSKVLVGGAVTHRQRPATAAGVTFINLEDETGMVNVVCSVGLWQRYRRIAQGAPALLIRGRLQNAEGAVSVVAEYLQRMDLRMASRSRDFR, from the coding sequence ATGGGCTGGGGCAACGGCCCGCCGACATGGTCGGAGATGGAGCGCGTGCTCTCCGGCCGGTCGAGTCGCGGCGCCGAACCGCCGGGCGACGGCGGCGACAGCCCGGCCTGGTCGCGCACCCGCGGCGAGTACCGGGCCGGTCCGCTGCCGCGCCCCGAAGGGCCGACGGTGCCCTACGCGGAACTGCACACCCACTCCGCCTACAGCTTCCTCGACGGCGCGTGCCAGCCGGAGGAACTGGTGGAGGAGGCGGTGCGGCTCGGCCTGACGGCGCTCGCGCTCACCGATCACGACGGGTTCTACGGCGTGGTGCGATTCGCGGAGGCGGCGCGGGAATGGGGAATGCCGACGGTCTTCGGCGCGGAACTGTCGCTGGGCACCGCTGCCCGGGCGAGCGCGCACCTCGGGCGGCGGGGCGGTTCCCGCAGGCGCGAGGAGCGGGACGGCATCGACTCCGAACCCCGGGCGGGCACGCCCGATCCCGCGGGCCCGCACCTGCTGGTGCTGGCGCGCGGCGAGGAGGGGTATCGCCGACTGTCGCGGGAGATCTCGGCCGCGCACATGGCCGCCGGTGCGAAGGGCATCCTGCGCTACGACCTGGACCGGCTCACCGATGCCGCGGGCGGGCACTGGCAGATTCTCACCGGCTGCCGCAAAGGTCATGTGCGCCAGGCACTTCAGCGGGGCGACGCGGCGGCCGAGGCGGCGCTGCGGGATCTGGTGGAGCGCTTCGGCCCGGAACGGGTGACGGTGGAGCTCACCCACCACGGCATTCCGGAGGACGACGAGCGCAATGCCCGCCTGTTCGCGCTGGCCGATCGGCTGGGCCTGCCGGTGATCGCCACCACCGGGGCGCACGCCGCCACCCCCGCCCAGCGGCGACGGGCAATGGCGCTGGCGGCGATCCGGTCCCGGCTCAGCCTGGACGAGATGGACGGCTGGCTGGCCCCCGCGGGCGGCGCGCACCTGCGCTCCGGCGCGGAGATGGCGCGGCTGTTCTCCGCCTGGCCGCAGGCGATCACGAATGCCGTTGCCCTGGCCCGCGACTGCGCCTTCGATCTGAAGCTGATCGCGCCCGAACTACCGCCGTTCGCCGTGCCCGACGGGCACGACGAGGACTCCTGGCTGCGTACGCTCGTCTACGACGGCGCCGCCCGCCGCTACGGCTCGCCCGCGGCGAACCCGAAGGCGTATCGGCAGCTCGAGCACGAACTGCGAGTGATCTCGGACATGCACTTCCCGGGCTACTTCCTGGTGGTGCACGACATCGTCAGCTTCTGCCGGGACAACGACATCCTGTGCCAGGGCCGGGGTTCGGCCGCCAATTCCGCGGTCTGCTACGCGATCGGCATCACCAATGTCGACCCCGTGGCCAACGATCTGCTCTTCGAACGATTCCTGTCCCCGGAGCGGGACGGGCCGCCCGATATCGATATCGACATCGAATCCGATCGCCGCGAGGAGGCCATTCAGCACGTCTACACCGAATACGGCCGCGAATACGCCGCCCAGGTCGCAAATGTGATCACCTATCGCGGCAAGTCGTCCGTGCGCGATGCCGCTCGGGCACTGGGCTTTTCGCCCGGCCAGCAGGATGCGTGGAGCAAACAGGTGAGCCGCTGGACCGGGGTGTCGGAGGAGACGCACACCGATATTCCGGCCGAGGTGCTGGAGCTGGCGGGCGAGATCGAGGGCCTGCCACGGCATCTGGGTATTCATTCCGGCGGCATGGTGATCTGCGATCGGCCCATTGCCGACGTCTGCCCGGTGGAATGGGCGCGCATGCCCGGCCGCAGCGTCCTGCAGTGGGACAAGGACGATTGCGCCGCTGCGGGCCTGGTGAAATTCGATCTGCTCGGGCTGGGCATGCTGTCCGCGCTGCACTACATGATCGACCTGGTGCGCGAGCACGAGGGCGAGACCGTCGAGCTGCACAAGCTGGACCTGAAAGAGGCGGCCGTCTACGAGATGCTGTCGCGCGCCGACTCGGTGGGGGTGTTCCAGGTGGAATCGCGGGCGCAGATGGCGACCCTGCCGCGGCTGAAACCACGCGAATTCTACGACCTGGTCGTGGAGGTGGCTTTGATCCGGCCCGGACCCATTCAGGGCGGGTCGGTGCATCCGTTCATCCGGCGGCGCAACAGGCTCGAGAAATGGGAGGTCGAGCACGAGGCCCTGCGGAATTCGCTGGAACGCACCTACGGTGTGCCGCTGTTCCAGGAACAGCTCATGCAGATGGCCGTCGATATCGCCGGATTCACCGCGGCCGAGGCGGATCAGCTGCGCCGGGCGATGGGCTCCAAGCGTTCGCCCGAGCGCATGGAACGGTTGCGCGAGCGCTTCTATCGCGGCATGCGCGAAGTGAACGGCATTACCGGCGAATTGGCCGACCGCATCTACGAGAAGGTGTACGCCTTCGCGAATTTCGGCTTCCCGGAAAGCCATTCGCAGAGCTTCGCCTCGCTGGTGTTCTATTCGGCGTGGTTCAAACTGCATCATCCGGCGGCGTTCTGCGCGGGCCTGCTCAATGCGCAGCCGATGGGGTTCTACTCCCCGCAGTCGCTGGTCGCCGATGCCCGGCGGCACGGGGTGGTGGTGCACGGGCCGGATATCAATCACAGCCTCGCCGCCGCCACGCTGGAGCGGCGCGGCAGCCAGGTGCGGCTCGGGCTGGCCGCGGTCCGGCACATCGGCACCGAATTGGCCGAGAAGATCGTCGCCGCCCGCGCGCTCGGCGGCCCCTTCGCCTCGTTCGTGGATCTGACCGGGCGGGTGGAACTCACGGTGCCGCAGGCGGAATCGCTGGCCACGGCGGGTGCGCTGGGCAGCCTGGGCCTCACCCGGCGGCAGGCGCTGTGGGCGGCGGGCGCGGCGGCGGGGGAGCGGCCGGACCGGCTGCCCGGCACCGGCGCCGCCACCGCCGCGCCCACCCTGCCCGGCATGAGCGAGCTGGAGCTGGCCGCCGCCGACGTCTGGGCCACCGGGGTGTCGCCGGGCAGCTATCCCACCGAATTCCTGCGCCCGCAGCTGGACGAGCTCGGCGTGATTCCGGCCGATCGCCTGCTCGGCCTGCCCGACGGTTCGAAGGTGCTGGTGGGTGGAGCGGTCACGCATCGGCAGCGGCCCGCCACCGCCGCCGGGGTCACCTTCATCAATCTGGAGGACGAGACCGGCATGGTGAACGTGGTGTGCTCGGTGGGGTTGTGGCAGCGCTATCGGCGCATTGCGCAGGGTGCGCCCGCGCTGCTGATTCGCGGGCGCCTGCAGAATGCGGAGGGTGCGGTCAGCGTCGTGGCGGAGTACCTGCAGCGCATGGATTTACGCATGGCCTCCAGATCGCGCGATTTCCGCTGA
- a CDS encoding sucrase ferredoxin → MTVFEGMSCAAAAADIPLPGSATRVTGWLCVEQPGAWGRDVLGDEVLGADITAELAARTKAARVRPTLIRRPGRNEFTGARTVLLAATRPQGSWCERLEIADLKELLDLDLHLLNGPAPGLGAPVTDPTILVCAHGKRDQCCALLGRPIAARLSAEYPDRVWECSHTGGHRFAPAMVILPTGLTYGRLSPDAALRVVSDAHRNLVPLTGFRGRSCYTPVEQVAEIAVRQHLSSYGEPSAGRSDDDQLDADALTVVAVGDALPDTAAASSDTASASYAGAATVAHRDGRRWLVTARTIAYAPRQASCGAAPKPATAVVPDELRPLF, encoded by the coding sequence ATGACCGTCTTCGAGGGCATGTCGTGCGCGGCCGCGGCGGCCGATATCCCGTTGCCGGGCAGCGCGACCCGGGTGACCGGATGGCTGTGCGTCGAGCAACCGGGAGCGTGGGGCCGCGATGTGCTCGGCGACGAGGTGCTGGGCGCGGACATCACCGCGGAGCTGGCCGCCCGCACCAAGGCCGCGCGAGTCCGCCCGACGCTCATCCGCAGGCCCGGCCGCAACGAATTCACCGGCGCCCGTACGGTTCTGCTCGCCGCCACCCGCCCGCAGGGCTCCTGGTGCGAACGCCTGGAGATCGCCGATCTGAAGGAACTGCTCGACCTCGACCTGCATCTGCTGAACGGCCCCGCCCCGGGACTCGGTGCACCCGTGACCGATCCGACCATCCTGGTCTGCGCCCACGGCAAGCGCGACCAGTGCTGCGCACTCCTCGGCCGCCCGATCGCGGCCCGACTGTCCGCCGAATACCCCGACCGGGTGTGGGAGTGCTCGCACACCGGCGGCCACCGCTTCGCCCCCGCCATGGTCATACTTCCCACCGGCTTGACCTACGGTCGACTGTCCCCCGACGCCGCCTTACGGGTGGTATCCGACGCCCACCGAAACCTGGTCCCGCTCACCGGTTTCCGCGGCCGAAGCTGTTATACACCGGTGGAGCAGGTAGCCGAAATAGCGGTGCGACAGCATCTTTCGTCATACGGCGAGCCCTCGGCTGGCCGTTCTGATGACGACCAGCTCGATGCGGACGCACTGACAGTGGTGGCCGTAGGCGACGCTCTGCCTGATACGGCTGCTGCTTCGTCTGATACGGCTTCCGCCTCTTATGCGGGCGCGGCGACCGTCGCCCATCGGGACGGGCGCCGGTGGTTGGTCACCGCTCGCACCATTGCCTATGCCCCGCGTCAGGCCAGCTGTGGGGCCGCGCCGAAGCCTGCTACCGCCGTCGTCCCGGACGAACTCCGCCCGCTGTTCTGA
- a CDS encoding alpha/beta fold hydrolase → MESTVTRVPLGGVLIAYRDSGPSTVPHPLADVPVLLVHGMGGDGHTWDRFAHRLVRSGRRVITPDLRGHGRSAHTDSYRFDEFGADLLRLCDRLELTAVDLVGHSLGGYAVSCVAIERPDLVRRLVIEEQPLPLRSGDERVTLTRRFPTVPELWHATTSLIRHPRAVLAFDRSMTRTALEQFRKPNPEWWERLPDIAAPTLMLRGGPGGMVDPEKLELFRTSVPDCAVAAFDCGHSIHRDRYREFTIAVLPFLGHS, encoded by the coding sequence GTGGAGTCGACAGTTACCCGGGTGCCGCTGGGCGGCGTGCTGATCGCGTATCGCGATTCCGGGCCGTCGACCGTGCCGCACCCCCTCGCCGACGTTCCCGTGCTGCTCGTGCACGGCATGGGCGGCGACGGGCACACCTGGGACCGGTTCGCGCATCGGCTGGTGCGCTCGGGACGCCGCGTGATCACCCCGGATCTGCGCGGCCACGGGCGCAGCGCGCACACCGACTCCTATCGCTTCGACGAGTTCGGCGCGGACCTGCTGCGCCTGTGCGACCGGCTCGAGCTGACCGCCGTGGACCTGGTCGGTCACTCGCTGGGCGGCTACGCGGTGTCGTGCGTGGCGATCGAACGCCCCGACCTGGTCCGGCGGCTGGTGATCGAGGAGCAGCCGCTGCCGCTGCGGTCCGGAGACGAGCGCGTCACCCTCACCCGCCGGTTCCCCACCGTGCCGGAGCTGTGGCACGCCACCACCAGCCTGATCCGGCATCCGCGGGCGGTCCTGGCCTTCGACCGATCGATGACCCGGACCGCGCTCGAGCAGTTCCGTAAGCCCAATCCGGAGTGGTGGGAACGGCTGCCGGACATCGCGGCCCCCACGCTGATGCTGCGCGGCGGCCCCGGCGGCATGGTCGACCCGGAGAAGCTGGAGCTGTTCCGCACCTCGGTTCCGGACTGCGCCGTCGCCGCCTTCGACTGCGGCCACAGCATCCACCGCGACCGCTATCGCGAATTCACCATCGCCGTGCTGCCCTTTCTCGGCCACTCATGA
- a CDS encoding tautomerase family protein: MPFVELFVPKGSLDEERREKIGERLVSEVMLAEGAPDTEAARSISWLVVNEIDAWFVGGRRLPAGEKPKYVVRVGVPAGSMTDDKRTDIVRRVTRVLADADDDPTRFTDAAAAWVHINEIPEGNWGARGEIVRIEDIVALVSGS, from the coding sequence ATGCCGTTCGTGGAGTTGTTCGTTCCCAAGGGGTCGCTCGACGAGGAGCGCCGGGAGAAGATCGGCGAACGCCTGGTCTCCGAGGTGATGCTGGCCGAGGGCGCGCCGGATACCGAGGCCGCCAGGTCCATCTCCTGGCTGGTGGTGAACGAGATCGACGCATGGTTCGTCGGCGGCCGCCGTCTACCCGCCGGAGAGAAGCCGAAATACGTGGTGCGAGTGGGCGTTCCGGCCGGATCGATGACCGACGACAAGCGCACCGACATCGTGCGGCGGGTGACCCGGGTGCTCGCCGACGCCGATGACGACCCCACCCGCTTCACCGACGCCGCAGCCGCCTGGGTGCACATCAACGAGATCCCGGAGGGCAACTGGGGAGCGCGCGGCGAGATCGTCCGAATCGAGGACATCGTCGCCCTGGTCTCCGGCAGCTAG
- a CDS encoding winged helix-turn-helix transcriptional regulator has translation MQRTSFAEMHCSIGRSLELVGEWWTPLIVRDLYLGLNRFDDIAENLGISRNLLTRRLDALVEHGIVERRAYRERPPRHEYHLTAAGHELVPVLMALMAWGDKWATPPGGPPMRLVHRDCEAQFTPRVCCSACGEPIDDSAVASHAGPGAAAGPGTRVLARRHAERHGEAPHG, from the coding sequence ATGCAACGGACCAGCTTCGCGGAGATGCACTGCTCGATCGGGCGCTCCCTGGAACTCGTCGGGGAGTGGTGGACCCCGCTGATCGTGCGGGACCTCTACCTCGGCCTGAACCGGTTCGACGACATCGCGGAGAACCTCGGCATCTCGCGCAATCTGCTCACCCGCAGGCTCGACGCGCTGGTCGAGCACGGCATCGTGGAGCGGCGGGCGTACCGGGAGCGGCCGCCGCGGCACGAATACCACCTCACCGCGGCCGGGCACGAGCTGGTGCCGGTGCTCATGGCCCTGATGGCGTGGGGCGACAAGTGGGCGACGCCGCCGGGCGGGCCGCCGATGCGCCTCGTGCACCGAGACTGCGAGGCGCAGTTCACCCCGCGGGTCTGCTGCTCGGCGTGCGGGGAACCGATCGACGATTCGGCCGTGGCCTCGCACGCGGGACCGGGGGCCGCGGCCGGGCCGGGCACCCGGGTCCTGGCCCGGCGGCACGCGGAACGGCACGGCGAGGCTCCGCACGGATAG
- a CDS encoding class I SAM-dependent DNA methyltransferase gives MPTFADFDRRNYRTVDVATGYDGWAPTYEQTVMDEMDLALLDRLRHPRWSEVRRAADLGCGTGRTGAWLRGHGTIEIDGVDLSAGMLERARERGVHATLAQGDVRDTGLASGAYDLVISSLIDEHLPELAQFYAEARRLAAPGGTFVLVSYHPQFMMVTGMPTHYTGASGEPLAISTHLHLFSEHVNAGVAAGWRLTEAAEAVVDDAWLAAKPKWSELRGQPFTMALVWTLPE, from the coding sequence ATGCCGACCTTCGCGGATTTCGATCGCCGGAACTATCGCACCGTCGACGTCGCCACCGGATACGACGGATGGGCGCCGACCTACGAGCAAACCGTCATGGACGAAATGGATCTGGCGCTGCTGGACCGGCTGCGACACCCGCGGTGGAGCGAGGTGCGCCGCGCCGCCGACCTGGGTTGCGGCACCGGGCGTACCGGCGCCTGGCTGCGCGGGCACGGCACCATCGAGATCGACGGGGTGGACCTGAGTGCGGGCATGCTGGAGCGGGCCCGGGAACGCGGGGTGCATGCCACCCTCGCCCAGGGCGATGTGCGTGATACCGGATTGGCAAGCGGCGCTTACGATCTGGTGATCTCCTCGCTCATCGACGAGCATCTGCCGGAGCTGGCGCAGTTCTACGCCGAGGCGCGCAGGCTGGCCGCGCCCGGCGGCACCTTCGTCCTGGTCAGCTACCACCCGCAGTTCATGATGGTGACCGGCATGCCCACGCACTACACCGGCGCCTCCGGCGAGCCGCTGGCGATCAGCACCCACCTGCACCTGTTCAGCGAGCATGTGAACGCCGGGGTGGCGGCGGGCTGGCGGCTCACCGAGGCGGCCGAGGCCGTGGTCGACGATGCCTGGCTGGCCGCCAAGCCCAAGTGGTCGGAGCTGCGCGGCCAGCCGTTCACCATGGCGCTGGTGTGGACGCTGCCGGAGTAG
- a CDS encoding Y-family DNA polymerase: MSGARVLAVWCPDWPAVAAAAVADVPPTRAVVVLHANRVVACSAVARAAGVRRGHRRREAQARCPDLFVAQADSDRDARLFEPVVAAVDATVPGVEVLRPGLVVLAARGAARYFGSEEAAAERLVDAVAAAGVECQIGIADELSTAVIAARRAALVPPGAGADFLAPLPVSELAAEPSLAAPERGDLIDLLHRLGLRRIGDFAALTPGEVASRFGADAIRAHRCARAEPERPPSAAPPPPDLAVEYPCDPPIDRIDAAAFAGRLLATRLHDRLSAAAVACTRLTVVAETAAGEHLSRTWRCADPLTPTDTADRIRWQLGGWLTHRTLHTPTETEDGGTIFGTGEPRDPSGSTVPRGQRDKTAPGASRPHDPNDRAIPDSRDRRSGMVSGADRTDGSSGRVPEPRGRHEGMVSGADRARGSSGRAVPEPRGWRGGTVSGAGRADGSNGRAVPDSRDRRDGTVSGEGRAHGSSDRVVPDPRSRYGGTVFGEGESSGSAISGSRDRRGGHVAPGVGAARAGAVGFGESGSGDRIGAGRVGFTTGAGDFTVGGRRRSQGAGPSAPITMLRLEPVEVVAAGALQLGLWGGVGEGEERARRALIRVQGLLGGEAVLVGVLSGGRGPAERVTLIALGDEPVPAADPALPWPGRLPHPAPAMVLVNRPEVALEDSGGAPVWISDRGLLTADPARLRWGSRELTVTDWSGPWLLDERWWSGNRTGNRAVRAQVMLADTELRVLLLLGYDRAWHVEGLYD, encoded by the coding sequence GTGAGTGGGGCCCGGGTGCTGGCGGTGTGGTGTCCGGACTGGCCTGCGGTGGCCGCGGCGGCCGTGGCCGATGTTCCGCCGACGCGGGCGGTGGTGGTGCTGCATGCGAATCGGGTGGTGGCGTGTTCGGCGGTGGCGCGGGCCGCGGGGGTGCGGCGCGGGCACAGGCGTCGGGAGGCGCAGGCGCGGTGTCCGGATCTGTTCGTGGCGCAGGCGGATTCGGATCGGGATGCGCGGCTGTTCGAGCCGGTGGTGGCGGCCGTGGACGCGACGGTGCCGGGTGTGGAGGTGCTGCGGCCGGGGCTGGTGGTACTGGCCGCGCGCGGCGCCGCCCGCTACTTCGGTTCCGAGGAGGCGGCGGCCGAGCGGTTGGTGGACGCGGTCGCGGCGGCCGGGGTCGAATGCCAGATCGGCATCGCCGACGAACTGTCCACGGCGGTGATCGCCGCCCGCCGCGCCGCGCTCGTGCCACCCGGCGCCGGGGCGGATTTCCTTGCCCCGCTGCCGGTGTCGGAGCTGGCCGCGGAACCGAGCCTGGCCGCCCCGGAGCGCGGCGACCTGATCGACCTGCTGCACCGCCTGGGACTGCGCCGCATCGGCGACTTCGCCGCCCTCACACCCGGGGAGGTCGCCTCCCGCTTCGGTGCCGACGCCATCCGCGCCCATCGCTGCGCCCGCGCCGAACCGGAGCGCCCGCCCTCGGCCGCCCCACCGCCCCCCGATCTGGCGGTCGAATACCCCTGCGACCCACCGATAGACCGCATCGACGCCGCCGCCTTCGCCGGCCGCCTCCTGGCGACCCGCCTGCACGACCGCCTGTCCGCCGCCGCGGTGGCCTGCACCCGCCTGACGGTCGTCGCGGAAACCGCCGCCGGAGAACACCTCTCCCGCACCTGGCGCTGCGCCGACCCCCTCACCCCCACCGACACCGCCGACCGAATCCGCTGGCAACTAGGCGGCTGGCTAACCCACCGCACCCTCCACACCCCCACCGAAACCGAGGACGGCGGAACGATATTCGGCACGGGTGAGCCCCGCGACCCCAGCGGCTCCACGGTGCCGAGAGGGCAGCGTGACAAAACAGCCCCCGGAGCGAGTCGACCCCATGATCCCAACGACCGTGCGATACCCGACTCGAGAGATCGGCGCAGCGGAATGGTGTCCGGAGCGGATCGAACTGATGGGTCCAGTGGCCGTGTGCCTGAGCCGAGAGGTCGGCATGAAGGAATGGTGTCGGGGGCGGATCGAGCCCGTGGTTCCAGTGGCCGTGCGGTGCCCGAGCCGAGAGGTTGGCGTGGCGGAACGGTGTCGGGGGCGGGTCGAGCCGATGGCTCCAATGGCCGTGCGGTGCCCGACTCCAGGGATCGGCGTGACGGAACGGTGTCCGGGGAGGGGCGAGCCCATGGTTCCAGTGACCGTGTGGTGCCAGACCCGAGAAGTCGGTATGGCGGAACGGTGTTCGGGGAGGGAGAGTCCAGTGGTAGCGCGATATCTGGGTCGAGAGATCGGCGCGGAGGGCACGTGGCACCCGGCGTGGGCGCTGCGCGAGCGGGGGCGGTTGGCTTCGGCGAGAGTGGTTCCGGTGATCGGATCGGTGCTGGGCGTGTAGGATTCACCACGGGGGCAGGCGATTTCACGGTCGGAGGGCGTAGACGGTCGCAGGGTGCGGGGCCGTCCGCGCCGATCACGATGTTGCGGTTGGAGCCGGTCGAAGTTGTTGCGGCGGGGGCGTTGCAGCTCGGGCTGTGGGGCGGGGTGGGGGAGGGGGAGGAGCGGGCGCGGCGGGCGTTGATCCGGGTGCAGGGGCTGCTCGGCGGGGAGGCGGTGCTGGTCGGGGTGCTCAGCGGTGGGCGCGGGCCCGCCGAGCGGGTCACGCTGATCGCCCTCGGGGACGAGCCGGTGCCCGCGGCGGATCCGGCGCTGCCCTGGCCGGGTCGGCTACCGCATCCCGCGCCCGCGATGGTGCTGGTGAACCGGCCGGAGGTGGCGCTGGAGGACTCCGGTGGCGCGCCGGTGTGGATCTCCGATCGCGGTCTGCTCACCGCCGACCCGGCCCGCTTGCGCTGGGGCAGCAGGGAATTGACGGTGACCGACTGGTCCGGCCCCTGGCTCCTGGACGAACGCTGGTGGTCCGGCAACCGCACCGGGAACCGTGCCGTGCGCGCCCAGGTGATGCTGGCCGACACCGAGCTCCGCGTGCTGCTCCTGCTCGGTTACGACCGCGCGTGGCACGTGGAGGGCCTCTACGACTGA
- a CDS encoding serine/threonine-protein kinase has product MTERARPIVGPDYLVAGRYRLQSKLGGGGMGAVWLAHDRLLDRDVAIKQVLSTAGLSEREAEEVRNRIIHEGRVAAKLSHEHAIAVYDVVLEAGEPWLVMEYLPSRSVAKALALVDTLPPIEAAQIGAQVADALATAHAAGIVHRDIKPGNILVADRGAEVGRVKLSDFGISRGTGDLGDEPEDVITGTPAYLPPEVARGAQPTEASDVFSLGATLYTAIEGQPPYGFHEDSDVIVERAAMAQIIPPHRSGVLTEVLLHMMEPAPQRRPTMSEARNEILTAAFGPGTGPYILGAPVRTDDGTIPAWAARNSAAGQRSPFSAPLPRPPRATAPSAPAPQQKSRGFNLASLGPNGAPLAIAVGLLIGLLILIVILVAAM; this is encoded by the coding sequence GTGACCGAACGCGCCCGTCCCATCGTCGGCCCCGACTATCTGGTCGCCGGCCGTTATCGCCTGCAGTCGAAGCTCGGCGGCGGCGGCATGGGCGCGGTCTGGCTGGCGCACGATCGGCTACTCGATCGCGACGTCGCCATCAAGCAGGTGCTGTCCACGGCCGGGCTCAGCGAGCGCGAGGCCGAGGAGGTCCGCAACCGGATCATCCACGAGGGCCGGGTCGCCGCGAAGCTGTCGCACGAGCACGCCATCGCCGTCTACGACGTGGTGCTGGAGGCGGGCGAGCCCTGGCTGGTGATGGAGTATCTGCCCTCCCGCAGCGTCGCCAAGGCGCTGGCGCTGGTGGACACGCTGCCGCCGATCGAGGCGGCGCAGATCGGCGCCCAGGTCGCGGACGCGCTGGCCACCGCGCACGCCGCGGGCATCGTGCACCGCGACATCAAGCCGGGCAACATCCTGGTGGCCGACCGCGGCGCCGAGGTGGGCCGGGTCAAGCTCAGCGACTTCGGCATCTCGCGCGGCACCGGGGATCTCGGCGACGAGCCCGAGGACGTCATCACCGGCACCCCCGCCTATCTGCCGCCGGAGGTGGCGCGCGGCGCGCAGCCGACCGAGGCCAGCGATGTGTTCTCGCTCGGCGCGACGCTGTACACCGCGATCGAGGGCCAGCCGCCGTACGGGTTTCACGAGGACAGCGATGTGATCGTCGAGCGGGCGGCGATGGCGCAGATCATTCCGCCGCACCGCAGCGGGGTGCTCACCGAGGTGCTGCTGCACATGATGGAGCCCGCGCCGCAGCGCCGCCCCACCATGTCCGAGGCGCGCAACGAAATCCTCACCGCCGCTTTCGGTCCCGGCACCGGGCCCTACATCCTCGGCGCCCCGGTACGCACCGACGACGGCACCATTCCGGCGTGGGCGGCCCGCAACTCCGCCGCCGGTCAGCGCAGCCCGTTCTCCGCACCGCTGCCGCGCCCGCCGCGCGCCACCGCCCCGAGCGCGCCTGCGCCGCAACAGAAGTCGCGCGGTTTCAACCTGGCCAGCCTCGGCCCGAACGGGGCCCCGCTCGCGATCGCGGTGGGCCTGCTCATCGGCCTACTGATTCTGATCGTGATTCTTGTTGCGGCCATGTGA
- a CDS encoding response regulator has protein sequence MRVFLVDDHAVFRSGVRAELSRESDMEVVGEAGGVSEAISGIKSARPDVVLLDVHMPDGGGVAVLQGIEEGPVCLALSVSDAAEDVIAVIRAGARGYVTKTISGPELADGIRRVAGGDAVFSPRLAGFVLDSFTGRSPAPEPPLDPELDSLTPRELEVLRLLARGYTYREIAENLFISVKTVETHASNVLRKTQQSNRNALTRWAHRRRID, from the coding sequence ATCCGGGTCTTTCTGGTCGACGACCATGCCGTGTTCCGGTCCGGGGTGCGGGCCGAGTTGAGCCGCGAATCGGATATGGAGGTGGTCGGCGAGGCGGGCGGGGTGTCCGAGGCCATCTCCGGGATCAAGAGCGCGCGGCCGGACGTGGTGCTGCTGGACGTGCACATGCCCGACGGCGGCGGCGTCGCGGTGCTACAGGGCATCGAGGAGGGCCCGGTGTGCCTGGCGCTCAGCGTGTCCGACGCGGCCGAGGATGTGATCGCGGTGATCCGGGCCGGGGCCCGCGGCTATGTCACCAAGACCATCTCGGGTCCCGAACTGGCCGACGGCATCCGGCGGGTCGCCGGTGGCGACGCGGTGTTCAGCCCGCGCCTGGCCGGTTTCGTGCTGGACTCGTTCACCGGCCGATCCCCCGCCCCGGAGCCACCGCTGGACCCGGAACTGGACTCGCTGACCCCGCGCGAACTCGAGGTGCTCCGCCTGCTCGCCCGCGGCTACACCTACCGCGAGATCGCCGAAAACCTGTTCATCTCGGTGAAAACCGTGGAAACCCACGCCTCCAACGTCCTCCGCAAGACCCAGCAGTCCAACCGCAACGCCCTCACCCGCTGGGCACACCGGCGGCGGATCGACTGA